In Gordonia iterans, the following proteins share a genomic window:
- the dacB gene encoding D-alanyl-D-alanine carboxypeptidase/D-alanyl-D-alanine endopeptidase, with the protein MGATTKPGRSRRRGLLATALILVLVAALALGGVLGYNWYSLKPEPVPVGTPPRPAAVTVDPSIRPVSPDAPMPTKAGIAAALREGLRNRDLGKLTGMVSDPVTGEVLWSKDPDDPRTPASNAKILTAAAVLEQLDHGSRLTTEVVQGDDGQVILVGALDPTLSVQDPGSDTFYTDAPRISDLAEQIRKSGVEVTSVAVAPSSVEGPAMERTWSEEDIEGGDIAPITSLMVDGARQRPLEEYSPRSAEPDVDAGRALAEQLGVSTRVTQAQPRPSARTLASVESAPLSTRVGDMMRLSDNILAETLAIELSEAMGGPASIAGGTEAIVKVLRDKGFDVSGVVLRDASGLSTANKVPARLLDRLVSAAAGDAHPKLRPLLDTFPVAAGTGTLATRFPPGNPGAGWVRAKTGTLTGVSSLTGIVQTVDGRVLAFALMSGGTSPADARPALDDLVGALRECGCRG; encoded by the coding sequence GGGAGCGACGACGAAGCCCGGGCGGAGCCGTCGGCGCGGGTTGCTGGCCACCGCGTTGATCCTGGTGCTGGTCGCGGCGCTCGCGTTGGGCGGTGTCCTCGGCTACAACTGGTACTCCCTGAAGCCGGAGCCGGTGCCCGTGGGCACTCCGCCGCGGCCGGCGGCGGTGACTGTGGACCCGAGCATTCGCCCGGTGTCTCCGGATGCGCCGATGCCGACCAAGGCCGGGATCGCGGCTGCGCTGCGGGAGGGTCTGCGGAACCGTGACCTGGGGAAGCTGACGGGAATGGTCTCCGATCCGGTCACCGGTGAGGTGCTGTGGTCCAAGGACCCCGACGATCCGCGCACCCCGGCGTCGAATGCGAAGATCCTGACCGCCGCGGCGGTGCTGGAGCAGCTCGATCACGGCTCCCGGCTGACCACCGAAGTGGTGCAGGGCGACGACGGTCAGGTGATCCTGGTCGGGGCGCTCGACCCCACGCTTTCGGTGCAGGACCCGGGCAGCGACACGTTCTACACCGATGCGCCCCGCATCTCCGACCTCGCCGAGCAGATCCGCAAATCGGGAGTCGAGGTGACGTCGGTGGCCGTGGCTCCCAGTTCCGTCGAGGGACCCGCGATGGAGCGCACCTGGTCCGAGGAGGACATCGAGGGCGGCGACATCGCGCCGATCACGTCGCTCATGGTCGACGGCGCCCGGCAGCGGCCGCTGGAGGAGTACTCGCCGCGGTCCGCGGAGCCGGACGTCGACGCCGGCCGGGCGCTCGCCGAGCAGCTGGGCGTGAGTACGCGGGTGACGCAGGCGCAGCCGAGGCCGTCGGCACGCACACTCGCTTCGGTCGAATCGGCGCCGCTGTCCACGCGGGTCGGCGACATGATGCGCTTGAGCGACAACATCCTGGCGGAGACGCTGGCGATCGAGCTGTCCGAGGCGATGGGCGGTCCGGCGAGCATCGCCGGCGGAACGGAAGCGATCGTGAAGGTCCTGCGCGACAAGGGGTTCGACGTCAGCGGTGTGGTCCTTCGGGATGCGTCGGGACTCTCGACCGCGAACAAGGTGCCTGCGCGGTTGCTCGACCGGCTGGTCTCCGCGGCGGCCGGCGACGCTCATCCGAAGCTGCGGCCGCTGCTGGACACGTTCCCGGTCGCGGCCGGCACGGGCACCCTCGCCACCCGCTTCCCACCCGGGAACCCGGGTGCGGGCTGGGTACGCGCCAAGACCGGGACGCTCACCGGGGTGAGCTCGTTGACCGGGATCGTCCAGACGGTCGACGGCCGGGTGCTGGCGTTCGCGCTGATGTCCGGCGGCACGTCG